The following coding sequences are from one Pelmatolapia mariae isolate MD_Pm_ZW linkage group LG4, Pm_UMD_F_2, whole genome shotgun sequence window:
- the prkcsh gene encoding glucosidase 2 subunit beta, with protein sequence MFCQFLLLLLLSVGVSAVEVQRPRGVPLSKRQFYEEGKPFTCLDGSRTIPFDRVNDDYCDCQDGSDEPGTAACPNGSFHCTNAGFRPTFIPSSRINDGICDCCDTTDEYNSGATCQNTCRELGRKERESLQKMAEIAKEGFLLKQQLIHEAKRGLEDKKAKLGDVQGSKKDMEAKVEALRTVKEAAEQPERAAKERHLKSWEDQKALIQKEKESARMAEVFLELDDDADGFVSVPELLSHSELDPDADGSFTEAEAQGLLGGVDKVDTVAFESIWNNVKEKYMSESNADTPAPEETSREEINEPVSDNESDQYPDDDIPEDEDDDDEEDEDDDRDEHDYKIPPTARTEEKKDDDEGAMPPYDQETQNLIDAAQKARDEFDEAERALREVDDQIRNLEKEISFDFGPSSEFAYLYSQCYELTTSEYIYRLCPFNRVTQKPKFGGSETNLGSWGKWAGPEDSIYSVMKYEHGTGCWQGPSRSTTVKLTCGKETVVTSTSEPSRCEYLMEFTSPAVCQEPPSLEISSHEHQEL encoded by the exons ATGTTCTGTCAGTTCCTGCTCCTGCTGTTGCTGAGTGTAGGAGTCTCCGCGGTGGAGGTCCAACGTCCTCGCGGTGTCCCTTTGTCAA AACGGCAGTTTTATGAAGAGGGAAAACCCTTTACGTGCCTAGATGGCTCCCGGACCATTCCGTTTGACAGAGTAAATGATGACTACTGTGACTGCCAGGATGGATCTGATGAGCCAG GCACTGCTGCTTGTCCCAACGGCAGCTTTCATTGCACCAATGCAGGTTTCCGTCCAACCTTCATCCCCTCTTCTCGCATCAATGATGGGATCtgcg actgCTGTGACACAACTGATGAGTACAACAGTGGTGCTACGTGTCAGAACACATGCAG AGAGCTTGGgcgaaaagagagagagagcttgcAGAAGATGGCTGAAATTGCAAAAGAAGGCTTTCTGCTAAAACAACAACTCATCCACGAAGCCAAAAGGGGTCTAGAGGATAAAAAG GCCAAACTTGGAGATGTTCAGGGGAGTAAGAAGGATATGGAAGCAAAGGTGGAGGCTCTGAGAACGGTAAAGGAGGCTGCAGAGCAGCCTGAGAGAGCAGCTAAAGAGCGCCATCTGAAGTCCTGGGAAG aTCAAAAAGCTCTCattcaaaaggaaaaagagagcgCTAGAATGGCTGAGGTGTTTCTTGAACTCGATGATGATGCAGATGGTTT TGTGTCAGTGCCTGAGCTTTTGTCTCATTCTGAGCTCGACCCAGATGCAGACGGTTCCTTCACAGAAGCAGAGGCGCAG GGACTGTTGGGAGGAGTGGATAAAGTAGACACAGTAGCATTTGAATCTATCTGGAATAATGTCAAAGAAAAATACATGTCAGAG TCCAATGCAGACACCCCAGCACCAGAGGAAACTTCGCGGGAGGAAATAAACGAGCCCGTCTCTGACAACGAATCTGATCAGTACCCTGACGATGATATACCagaggatgaagatgatgatgatgaagaggatgaagatgatgaCCGCGATGAGCATGACTATAAG ATCCCTCCTACAGCGAGGACTGAAGAAAAGAAGGATGATGATGAAGGAGCTATGCCTCCCTATGACCAAGAAACGCAGAACCTCATTGATG CTGCTCAGAAAGCCAGGGATGAGTTTGATGAGGCTGAGAGAGCTCTCCGGGAAGTAGATGATCAGATCAG GAACCTTGAGAAGGAAATCTCTTTTGACTTTGGACCCAGTTCTGAATTTGCCTACCTCTATAGCCAGTGTTATGAGTTGACTACAAGCGA GTACATCTATAGACTGTGTCCATTCAACAGGGTAACCCAGAAACCCAAGTTTGGTGGATCGGAAACTAACTTAGG ATCCTGGGGGAAATGGGCTGGTCCTGAGGACAGCATCTATTCTGTAATGAAGTATGAACATGGAACAGGTTGCTGGCAAGGCCCCAGCAGATCCACCACA GTTAAGTTAACATGTGGGAAGGAAACTGTTGTGACGTCTACCTCAGAGCCTAGTCGCTGTGAGTACCTGATGGAGTTTACAAGCCCTGCAGTCTGTCAGGAGCCCCCAAGCCTGGAAATATCGAGTCATGAGCACCAAGAACTCTAG